A window of Ictidomys tridecemlineatus isolate mIctTri1 chromosome 15, mIctTri1.hap1, whole genome shotgun sequence contains these coding sequences:
- the LOC144371021 gene encoding uncharacterized protein LOC144371021, whose protein sequence is MGETELEVAVLEEMEREIAAWDEIEADIAAAYELEIWMDAWDERKTEIDAVYEMEKIRHMQGPLAKDWSILILSKKQREELEGHFPKHQFLSLDQLKPSSDRLDPQKDWLRMMQQWIKFRRSSQPSGSCLVHSTRTSMTWQPRYWPDSFCTCPSTEGAGSCSLRIPRSSCVQCQARECPGE, encoded by the exons ATGGGAGAAACGGAATTAGAGGTCGCTGTCCtggaagagatggaaagagagaTCGCTGCCTGGGATGAGATAGAAGCAGACATTGCTGCCGCGTATGAGTTGGAAATATGGATGGATGCCTGGGATGAGAGGAAAACGGAGATCGATGCCGTGTATGAGATGGAAAAAATTCGCCATATGCAGG gTCCATTGGCCAAGGATTGGTCTATTTTGATCCTCAGCAAGAAGCagagggaggagctggaggggcACTTCCCTAAACACCAGTTTCTATCACTGGATCAACTGAAGCCCTCCAGCGACCGCCTAGACCCTCAAAAG GATTGGCTTCGGATGATGCAGCAGTGGATTAAATTCCGCCGCTCCTCCCAGCCCTCAGGCTCCTGCCTGGTGCACTCAACCAGGACAAGCATGACCTGGCAACCCCGCTACTGGCCCGACTCATTTTGCACTTGTCCATCCACCGAAGGTGCCGGCTCCTGCAGCCTAAGAATCCCCCGAAGCTCCTGCGTTCAGTGCCAGGCCCGAGAGTGCCCAGGAGAGTGA